A portion of the Tiliqua scincoides isolate rTilSci1 chromosome 3, rTilSci1.hap2, whole genome shotgun sequence genome contains these proteins:
- the LOC136645291 gene encoding succinate receptor 1-like, whose amino-acid sequence MQKYYLSTMYSFEFIFGIIGNSLVVFGYIACLKNWKSGNIYLFNLTLSDFAFLCTLPSLVSSYSQGAESHEIVWCQVNRFLLHANLYTSILFLTFISVDRYVLMKYPFRNHFLLKKKMAIFFSIGIWIVVILELSPMFLFIRTKAGKCTDYGSSGNAVHSLIYSMSLTLVGFLIPLCVMCFFYMKTLAFLKSRSEQLTSAVTLEKPLTLVVMAMCIFSVLFTPYHIMRNVRIASRLQTWKLSPCARDRIQVAYIVTRPLAFLNSVIDPIFYFLMGDHFREMLLSKLLHIFKRLTPCHR is encoded by the coding sequence ATGCAAAAATATTACCTTTCCACCATGTATTCTTTTGAGTTCATATTTGGCATCATTGGTAACAGCCTCGTTGTTTTCGGCTACATCGCCTGCCTCAAAAACTGGAAGAGCGGCAACATCTACCTATTCAACTTAACACTCTCAGATTTTGCCTTCCTGTGCACACTTCCATCGCTGGTGTCAAGTTATTCCCAAGGAGCAGAGTCCCATGAGATTGTCTGGTGTCAGGTCAACCGGTTCCTTCTGCATGCCAATCTGTACACCAGCATCCTTTTCCTGACTTTTATCAGCGTTGACAGATACGTGCTCATGAAATATCCTTTCAGAAATCACTTTCTGCTGAAGAAGAAAATGGCCATTTTTTTCTCCATTGGCATATGGATTGTGGTCATACTGGAACTCTCACCCATGTTCCTCTTCATAAGAACCAAAGCTGGAAAATGTACAGATTATGGCAGTTCGGGAAATGCAGTCCACAGCCTAATCTATAGCATGAGTTTGACACTTGTTGGATTTCTAATCCCTTTGTGCGTCATGTGCTTTTTTTACATGAAGACACTTGCCTTCCTTAAAAGTCGCAGCGAACAGCTCACTAGTGCGGTGACACTGGAGAAACCTCTCACTTTAGTGGTCATGGCTATGTGTATCTTTTCAGTGCTCTTTACTCCCTATCACATCATGCGCAATGTTCGGATTGCCTCCCGATTGCAAACTTGGAAACTCTCCCCATGCGCGCGTGACCGTATCCAAGTTGCTTACATTGTTACAAGACCCCTTGCATTTTTGAACAGTGTCATTGATCCCATCTTTTATTTCTTGATGGGAGATCACTTCAGGGAGATGTTGCTAAGCAAACTCTTGCACATATTTAAGAGACTTACACCTTGTCACAGATAA